The proteins below are encoded in one region of bacterium:
- a CDS encoding S9 family peptidase — MVRSVKSLAMAALMVLAVFCGRAAAEDYSLMQYLNIQYARSGSFNPEGTEVIYVSNITGVPQIWRQSAFGGYQVQVTFDTNGVSGGWWSPSDVNLMVVSAAVGGNERTQLYLTNPYGGAWNRVSADDKAIYSFGAWSTDGSRFAYSTNSRNKTDFDVYEYTPAVAQSFLLYQGTGQNSAVEYSPDHRYLLIVCETSAANTDLLLFDRESHKTRQLTKHDGDELYANPQWDSDGKGFYLLCDKGRDFTGLAYWPLDSAGFRWVETPDADIEQFDVSRNGAYLAWTVNDNGYSRFHFRNLTKEKSVDVGPNRTPEGVISGMRFSNDSRMMIFTFGSGNRNSDLWVYESLENRLHQLTFSASGGIPQSAFRAPELVQFESFDGKKIPALWYTPEGAKGKMPVIVSIHGGPEGQARPMLSGLFQYYLSRGYAILEPNVRGSTGYGKSYLAADNISHRMEAVQDVEYAARWLKARKDVDGKKLVIFGGSYGGFMVLSSLTTYPDTWSAGVSIVGIANFVTFLQNTGAYRRALREVEYGSLARDSSFLVDISPITHVDKIKAPLFLIQGANDPRVPKGEADQMAAAIKARGGVVQYLLFEDEGHGLTKTRNRIIAYSQVADFLDKYVTKK, encoded by the coding sequence ATGGTTCGTAGCGTTAAGTCGTTGGCCATGGCCGCTCTGATGGTGCTGGCCGTCTTTTGCGGACGTGCTGCTGCTGAAGACTATTCTCTGATGCAGTATCTGAACATTCAGTATGCCCGTTCGGGCAGCTTCAATCCGGAAGGCACTGAAGTTATTTACGTGAGCAATATCACCGGCGTGCCGCAGATCTGGCGGCAGTCGGCTTTCGGCGGCTATCAGGTGCAGGTAACCTTCGACACCAACGGCGTGAGCGGCGGCTGGTGGTCGCCCAGCGACGTTAATCTGATGGTGGTTTCGGCAGCCGTGGGGGGCAACGAACGCACGCAGCTTTACCTCACCAACCCGTACGGCGGGGCTTGGAACCGTGTTTCTGCCGATGATAAAGCGATCTATTCCTTCGGCGCATGGTCCACGGACGGCTCGCGTTTCGCCTATTCCACCAACTCTCGCAATAAGACGGACTTTGACGTCTACGAATACACACCGGCGGTCGCGCAGTCCTTCCTCTTGTATCAGGGCACGGGCCAGAACTCCGCGGTGGAGTATTCTCCCGATCATCGCTATCTGCTCATCGTGTGCGAGACCTCAGCAGCCAATACCGACCTGTTGCTTTTCGACCGCGAGAGCCACAAGACGCGGCAATTGACTAAACATGATGGCGATGAACTCTACGCCAATCCGCAATGGGACTCTGACGGCAAAGGCTTCTATCTGCTATGTGACAAGGGTCGCGACTTCACCGGACTGGCTTACTGGCCGCTGGACAGTGCCGGTTTCCGCTGGGTGGAGACTCCTGACGCGGACATTGAGCAATTCGATGTCTCCCGCAACGGCGCATACCTTGCTTGGACCGTCAATGATAACGGCTACTCGCGTTTCCATTTCCGCAACCTGACTAAAGAGAAGAGTGTTGACGTTGGACCCAATCGCACCCCGGAAGGCGTGATTTCCGGCATGCGGTTTTCCAACGACAGCAGGATGATGATTTTCACCTTCGGCTCGGGTAATCGCAACTCCGATCTGTGGGTTTACGAATCCCTCGAGAACCGTTTGCATCAGCTAACCTTCAGCGCCTCCGGCGGCATTCCCCAATCCGCCTTCCGCGCTCCTGAACTGGTGCAGTTTGAGAGCTTCGACGGCAAGAAGATCCCCGCGCTCTGGTACACTCCCGAAGGCGCGAAGGGCAAGATGCCCGTTATTGTCTCGATTCATGGCGGTCCCGAAGGGCAGGCCCGGCCCATGCTCTCCGGTCTGTTCCAGTATTACCTTAGCCGTGGTTATGCCATTCTCGAGCCCAATGTGCGCGGGTCCACCGGGTACGGCAAGAGCTATCTGGCAGCCGACAATATCTCCCACCGCATGGAGGCGGTTCAGGATGTTGAATATGCCGCGCGCTGGTTAAAGGCCCGCAAGGACGTGGATGGCAAAAAGCTTGTTATCTTTGGCGGCAGCTATGGTGGCTTCATGGTGCTGTCTTCGCTGACTACCTATCCCGATACCTGGTCCGCCGGTGTCAGTATCGTGGGTATCGCTAATTTTGTCACCTTCCTGCAGAACACCGGCGCCTACCGCCGTGCGTTGCGTGAAGTGGAATACGGCAGTCTTGCCAGGGACAGCAGTTTTCTGGTCGACATTTCGCCCATTACTCACGTGGACAAGATCAAGGCTCCCCTGTTTCTGATCCAGGGCGCCAATGATCCCCGCGTGCCCAAAGGAGAGGCCGACCAGATGGCCGCCGCTATCAAGGCCAGAGGCGGGGTGGTCCAGTACCTGCTCTTCGAGGATGAAGGCCACGGTTTGACCAAGACCCGCAACCGGATCATCGCCTATTCCCAGGTCGCCGATTTCCTCGACAAGTACGTCACCAAGAAGTGA
- the coaE gene encoding dephospho-CoA kinase (Dephospho-CoA kinase (CoaE) performs the final step in coenzyme A biosynthesis.), with translation MKAPFLIGLTGGIGSGKSTVASQLQSLGAEVVSGDELGRQALETTPALLAEIRVRFGDDVFDQDGTLRRRMLGDKVFANPEHAHWLTHRTFPIIHRLWREAVARSAADVVVLDAALIFEWDIAEEFDLLLIVLADRNLVAHRMQAGGRLSAPEIEARLALQIPPQDKARRADVVLVNDGSLDEFLEKVREFWTKRVLPELEQRRERVNGS, from the coding sequence GTGAAGGCTCCCTTTCTCATTGGTCTGACCGGGGGCATCGGTTCCGGAAAATCCACCGTCGCTTCCCAGTTGCAGTCCCTTGGCGCCGAGGTGGTTTCGGGCGATGAACTTGGACGACAGGCGCTGGAGACCACGCCGGCGCTGCTGGCCGAGATTCGTGTGCGTTTCGGCGATGACGTGTTCGATCAGGACGGCACGCTTCGCCGCAGGATGTTGGGTGATAAGGTGTTCGCCAATCCGGAGCATGCCCACTGGCTGACTCACAGGACCTTTCCCATCATCCATCGGCTATGGCGCGAGGCCGTGGCGCGTTCCGCCGCCGATGTCGTGGTGCTGGATGCCGCGCTGATCTTCGAATGGGATATTGCCGAGGAATTTGACCTGCTGCTGATTGTGCTGGCCGACAGAAATCTCGTGGCGCACCGGATGCAAGCTGGTGGCCGCCTGTCTGCACCGGAAATCGAGGCGCGTCTTGCCTTACAGATTCCCCCGCAGGACAAGGCGCGCCGTGCCGATGTTGTGCTGGTGAATGACGGTTCCTTAGATGAGTTTCTCGAAAAGGTGCGTGAGTTTTGGACCAAGCGTGTGTTGCCGGAACTTGAACAACGGAGAGAACGGGTAAATGGTTCGTAG
- a CDS encoding helix-turn-helix domain-containing protein, whose product MNLSPYTAAEVAQKLGVKPAWVLAHRHLFVWLTIPGRGVHGEEYRFERWSVDGFMQQRIDRARAAKADPSLAESISEITAAVMADAKPFVRSADPVEIDTDEDDPPTRRRGRRRRIGQESAEA is encoded by the coding sequence TTGAACCTGTCACCGTATACAGCAGCGGAAGTAGCTCAAAAGCTTGGTGTCAAACCCGCGTGGGTGTTGGCGCACCGTCACCTGTTTGTATGGTTGACGATTCCAGGGCGAGGCGTGCACGGCGAAGAGTATAGATTTGAGCGTTGGTCCGTGGACGGGTTTATGCAGCAGCGGATAGACCGCGCGCGCGCCGCCAAAGCGGACCCCAGCCTCGCGGAGTCGATTTCCGAAATCACAGCGGCGGTCATGGCCGACGCCAAGCCCTTTGTCAGAAGCGCGGACCCCGTCGAGATCGACACTGACGAGGACGATCCGCCCACGCGCCGGCGAGGAAGGCGGCGGCGGATTGGGCAGGAGAGCGCGGAGGCTTGA
- a CDS encoding replicative DNA helicase has protein sequence MTPPLKTPPHSLELERDLLGALMLDESQFRAVLDIIEDSAAFYKLAHGMIFDAILALHHRQDPVEMRTVAEQLKASAQLEEVGGPLYLAELCEGLPSAANVLHYARAVREKSLLRNVIAIGSDVARAAYTPGAKPEAIAADVLTRIREIQTVSIQGNLISQKEASHRTYEDLMRRHLGSPADAIYSGFPQMDSFIGEFEPGQLYVLGARPSNGKTALAMNIAKRQAQRGKRIFVQSLEMPVEQITQRLVADETNIPLNRLRQRNEALWKSEQEKILRAFDELQDLPILYDDRPGSIEKVCAASERAVRDGGAQLLILDHLALIQRSKGYVKGYEHITLCSNHLKALAKELNCPLLCLAQLNRSSEGRDTHPRPQLSDLRDSEAIEQDADVVMLIYRPELYTKRLKESDKTVTIYGQPRSIAGMAEVIVAKNRQGDTGSFWLNFERQFTRFTSIGADSIPAPAAHSYPPESEEDTEDLPF, from the coding sequence ATGACGCCTCCCCTCAAAACCCCGCCTCACTCCCTCGAACTGGAACGTGACCTATTGGGCGCTCTGATGCTGGATGAGAGTCAGTTTCGCGCTGTGTTAGACATCATCGAAGACTCCGCCGCGTTCTATAAGCTGGCGCACGGCATGATTTTCGACGCCATACTGGCGCTGCACCACCGCCAAGACCCCGTTGAAATGCGAACGGTTGCTGAGCAACTCAAGGCATCGGCGCAACTGGAAGAAGTGGGCGGACCGCTCTACCTCGCTGAATTGTGCGAAGGCCTACCCAGCGCCGCCAATGTGTTGCACTATGCCAGAGCGGTGCGTGAGAAATCGCTGTTACGCAATGTGATTGCAATCGGGAGCGACGTGGCGAGGGCAGCGTATACGCCAGGTGCCAAGCCCGAAGCCATAGCAGCGGACGTGCTCACGCGGATCCGCGAGATACAAACCGTCTCGATCCAAGGGAATCTGATTTCCCAAAAGGAGGCCAGTCACCGGACCTATGAGGATCTGATGCGCCGGCACCTCGGAAGCCCGGCGGACGCTATTTATTCTGGGTTCCCTCAAATGGACAGCTTCATCGGCGAGTTTGAACCGGGGCAGTTGTATGTGCTCGGCGCGCGGCCATCGAACGGCAAGACCGCCCTCGCGATGAACATAGCCAAGCGGCAGGCGCAGCGCGGCAAGCGCATCTTTGTGCAATCCTTGGAAATGCCGGTCGAACAGATCACACAGCGGCTCGTGGCCGATGAAACCAACATCCCACTCAACCGCCTCCGCCAGCGAAACGAGGCTCTGTGGAAGTCGGAGCAGGAGAAGATTCTCCGGGCATTCGACGAGTTGCAAGACTTACCCATTCTTTACGATGATCGGCCCGGAAGCATCGAGAAAGTGTGCGCGGCATCCGAGCGAGCAGTCCGTGACGGTGGCGCACAACTGTTGATTCTTGACCATCTGGCGCTCATTCAGCGATCTAAGGGCTACGTCAAGGGATACGAGCATATTACCCTGTGCTCCAACCACCTGAAGGCTCTGGCTAAGGAATTGAACTGTCCGCTCCTCTGCCTCGCGCAGCTTAACCGATCATCTGAAGGCCGCGATACCCACCCCCGGCCGCAACTGAGCGATTTGCGCGACTCGGAAGCAATAGAGCAGGATGCAGACGTCGTAATGCTCATCTACCGCCCAGAGCTATACACAAAGCGCTTGAAGGAGAGCGATAAGACTGTCACCATTTACGGACAACCGCGAAGCATAGCGGGAATGGCCGAGGTGATCGTGGCAAAAAATCGCCAGGGTGATACCGGCTCATTCTGGCTGAACTTCGAGCGGCAGTTTACCCGCTTTACCTCTATCGGCGCGGATTCAATTCCCGCACCGGCGGCGCATTCCTACCCACCGGAATCGGAAGAAGACACGGAAGACCTCCCGTTCTAA
- a CDS encoding S8 family serine peptidase, with amino-acid sequence MQTNPPDFHHRSVFSNPSPARSIPLLLILLALCLFCGAAFAESVPGELMIKLRHVPARTGLDQVTRSGVSAVDHLLETQSATLTQPLAPFARRFASTAPLVLLRTDPMLNLDSLQALISADPEVEWTSPNHLFRTEDAHLDDGLTPNDSLFSQEWWLSRISATTAWELTRGDTNIVIGIIDTGVDYLHPDLRPNMWRNWAELNGLPGVDDDGNGFVDDSIGYDFVDSPALPSSGDHLVRDPDPMDDMGHGTFVAGIAAAATDNGSCIASVGYNCRFMILRAGNHDGFLEEDDIAAALLYAAQMGARVVNMSFGDVVASPLLRETVQIVSQAGVTLVASAGNLHVDEIHYPAGYPEVIAVGASDQIDHRASFSNYGPWLTIMAPGVNMVSTLLGGECGPWLSSAGTSYAAPQVCGVAALMLSVNPQLTPNDIKQILRSTADDLRPAGWDPETASGRVNARRAVEQAAFSSEVVARITSPRTDDGLRADFVVRGEAWGSAFSYWDLYAGLGEDPADWTQISTGAVRVHGDSLGRVQLPAVDTVMTLRLSTFGTDGAVSVDCAHLFIQHNGPRIDSVRIRRMLDYDTYGDLVQVWVNEMTGASLLLTNTQGDSVREDFGYVSKDHAVVLSQREHPGVWRVRVRVTNTAGIAADSDLYTFEVHEPPFSSNLWTRTDTDKGHGYMAPFTTDFNCNGRPEIWDLPIRENNTVRFMYAFEWNGQAFADTLAIYGAYIPQAVGDADQDGLKEIMGRYSSTTTRIWEQSDSCGPFNTTVFEDSTGFVGAGFLDLDSTDGHGEIIGRQFVGNRDGYVIYSVGAGYALTPVDTLPNRTTGSNALGSPKVLIGDLDSDGQLDFLYGDYDGDIIFCEKTATGIEQKWSKRLPLEDAVSWYASGDLDGDGRPEFVSGCRSADIGGSESQTRSLHWEYFIFHRVADDSFAVVDSVLIQGNAPVSEHPASVTVADVDGDGRAEILISAFPDYYIIKRDAVSGRYLPVWYESPSEANTSLVVDWDGDGINEIFGSNGTHLERIQYAAGTTQRPHPPLSFTGEPLGVQSIRLAWSHSADADSYRVYRALAAPDFAPIVTTQDTAITLTADSNVTYTYAVAGVNASFANPLSVLSPYVQVTAHRPASANDTARFIAPHFVELRFSSPLGPSAQHQWAYHLAEDGRMPAVVSPGENGRTVHLTFDGNFSNGWHVMRLNGLYDALGAALPAADSIVVFEVRQITLDVPHVLTHRVLGTSPSSTVLIAFSEPMSASATDASHYHLAYENDITALHNVLSVEALAFSRDSVIVHLDPRYPVGALGVSARLLIRGVTNDSGTALDTSGGQADLVLQGPAGSLDNAYVFPNPYKGAGAGGAQGVLFAALPVQATIRVFTLHGTLVRKIEHSNSTGASRWDLANDHGDPVAGGVYLYTIESDGKTVRGKLAVLR; translated from the coding sequence ATGCAGACCAATCCCCCGGACTTCCATCACCGCTCCGTCTTCTCCAATCCCTCTCCCGCGCGTTCTATTCCCCTCTTGTTGATCCTGCTCGCGTTGTGCCTGTTCTGTGGCGCAGCGTTCGCCGAATCTGTCCCCGGCGAACTGATGATCAAGCTGCGGCATGTTCCGGCGCGGACCGGCCTGGATCAGGTGACTCGCTCCGGCGTTTCTGCGGTGGATCATCTGCTCGAGACTCAGAGCGCCACGCTGACGCAGCCGCTGGCTCCGTTTGCCCGCCGCTTTGCCTCGACGGCTCCGCTGGTACTGCTGCGCACGGATCCCATGCTGAATCTCGACTCCCTTCAGGCTCTGATCAGCGCCGATCCCGAGGTCGAATGGACCTCTCCCAATCATCTGTTTCGGACGGAAGACGCTCACCTCGATGACGGTCTGACTCCCAATGACAGCCTGTTCTCACAGGAGTGGTGGCTTAGCCGAATCTCGGCGACCACGGCGTGGGAACTCACGCGCGGCGATACGAATATCGTCATCGGTATCATCGACACGGGCGTCGACTATTTGCATCCCGATCTTCGACCCAACATGTGGCGGAATTGGGCGGAGCTGAATGGCCTTCCCGGCGTGGATGACGACGGCAACGGCTTCGTGGACGATTCCATCGGTTATGATTTTGTCGATTCGCCTGCGCTGCCCTCGTCGGGCGACCATCTGGTTCGTGATCCCGACCCGATGGATGATATGGGCCACGGCACGTTCGTGGCGGGCATTGCCGCTGCTGCCACCGATAACGGTTCCTGCATCGCCTCCGTCGGCTACAACTGCCGCTTCATGATTTTGCGCGCCGGCAATCACGATGGTTTCCTCGAAGAAGATGATATTGCCGCCGCGCTGCTCTATGCCGCTCAAATGGGCGCGCGGGTTGTCAATATGAGTTTCGGCGACGTGGTGGCGTCACCGCTGCTGCGCGAAACCGTCCAGATCGTGTCTCAGGCGGGTGTGACGCTGGTGGCGTCGGCGGGCAACCTGCACGTGGATGAGATCCATTACCCGGCAGGTTATCCGGAGGTGATTGCCGTTGGTGCATCGGACCAGATCGATCACCGCGCCAGCTTCTCGAACTACGGACCTTGGCTGACCATCATGGCCCCCGGCGTCAACATGGTCTCGACCCTTCTGGGCGGAGAATGCGGACCCTGGCTATCCTCTGCGGGTACCAGCTATGCCGCCCCGCAGGTGTGCGGTGTCGCCGCGTTGATGCTCTCGGTCAATCCCCAGCTCACGCCCAACGACATCAAACAGATTTTGCGGTCTACGGCGGATGATCTGCGCCCAGCGGGCTGGGACCCCGAGACGGCCAGCGGCCGCGTCAATGCCCGCCGCGCCGTGGAGCAGGCGGCCTTCAGCTCGGAAGTCGTCGCCCGTATTACGTCCCCGCGCACCGACGACGGTCTGCGGGCGGACTTTGTGGTACGTGGCGAGGCCTGGGGATCGGCTTTCTCCTATTGGGATCTGTATGCCGGGCTCGGGGAAGATCCGGCGGACTGGACGCAGATTTCCACAGGCGCCGTCCGTGTGCATGGCGACTCGCTTGGACGCGTCCAACTCCCGGCTGTGGACACCGTCATGACACTGCGGCTGTCCACCTTTGGCACCGATGGTGCCGTGTCGGTAGACTGCGCCCATCTGTTCATTCAGCACAATGGGCCGCGCATCGACTCGGTTCGGATCCGCCGCATGCTGGATTACGATACTTATGGCGACCTGGTTCAAGTCTGGGTCAACGAGATGACCGGCGCCAGTTTGCTGCTGACCAATACGCAGGGCGATTCGGTGCGTGAAGATTTCGGCTACGTCAGCAAGGACCACGCGGTCGTACTCTCGCAGCGCGAACATCCCGGCGTATGGCGCGTGCGTGTGCGCGTCACCAACACGGCGGGAATTGCCGCCGATTCCGATCTGTACACCTTCGAGGTCCATGAGCCTCCGTTCAGTTCCAATCTCTGGACGCGCACCGACACCGACAAAGGCCACGGCTATATGGCGCCGTTCACGACCGATTTCAATTGCAACGGTCGCCCCGAAATCTGGGATCTGCCCATCAGAGAAAACAATACCGTTCGCTTCATGTACGCCTTCGAATGGAATGGCCAGGCCTTTGCCGACACGCTGGCGATTTACGGCGCCTATATTCCGCAGGCTGTCGGCGACGCCGATCAGGATGGACTCAAGGAAATCATGGGACGCTATTCGTCCACCACGACCCGTATCTGGGAGCAATCCGATTCCTGCGGTCCCTTCAACACTACCGTCTTTGAGGATTCGACCGGATTTGTCGGCGCGGGCTTTCTCGATCTCGATTCCACCGACGGCCACGGCGAGATCATCGGCCGGCAGTTTGTAGGGAATAGAGACGGCTATGTGATCTACTCTGTGGGAGCCGGTTATGCCTTGACACCGGTGGATACACTTCCCAATCGCACCACGGGCTCCAACGCTTTGGGCTCGCCCAAAGTCCTGATCGGCGATCTGGACAGCGACGGCCAACTTGATTTCCTCTATGGCGATTATGACGGCGACATCATTTTCTGCGAGAAGACCGCCACAGGTATCGAGCAGAAATGGAGCAAACGGCTGCCGCTTGAAGATGCCGTGTCCTGGTATGCGTCCGGCGATCTTGACGGCGACGGGCGGCCGGAGTTCGTGTCTGGCTGCCGCTCGGCGGATATCGGCGGATCCGAGAGCCAGACCCGCAGCCTGCACTGGGAATATTTCATTTTCCATCGCGTCGCGGACGACAGTTTTGCCGTCGTGGATTCGGTGCTGATTCAGGGCAATGCTCCCGTCAGCGAGCATCCGGCATCGGTCACTGTGGCGGATGTGGACGGCGATGGCCGTGCCGAGATTCTGATTTCTGCTTTCCCCGATTACTACATCATCAAGCGCGACGCCGTCTCCGGCCGCTATCTCCCGGTGTGGTATGAATCCCCCTCCGAGGCCAACACTTCTCTGGTGGTAGATTGGGACGGTGACGGGATCAACGAGATTTTCGGATCCAACGGCACGCATCTGGAGCGCATCCAGTATGCCGCCGGAACGACCCAGCGCCCGCATCCTCCGCTCAGTTTCACGGGCGAACCGCTCGGCGTTCAATCCATCCGCCTGGCGTGGAGCCACTCTGCTGATGCCGACAGCTACCGCGTTTACCGCGCACTGGCCGCGCCCGATTTTGCGCCTATTGTTACCACGCAGGATACGGCCATTACGCTGACCGCGGATTCGAATGTTACCTATACCTATGCGGTGGCCGGCGTCAACGCGAGCTTTGCCAATCCACTCAGCGTCTTGTCGCCCTACGTTCAGGTTACAGCCCACCGCCCGGCCAGCGCCAACGATACGGCGCGCTTTATCGCTCCGCATTTTGTCGAGTTGCGGTTCTCGTCTCCGCTCGGCCCGTCTGCCCAGCATCAGTGGGCCTACCATCTGGCGGAAGACGGCCGCATGCCCGCCGTGGTTTCGCCGGGGGAAAATGGCCGCACCGTCCACCTCACCTTTGATGGAAACTTCTCCAATGGCTGGCACGTAATGAGGCTGAACGGGCTCTATGACGCTCTTGGCGCCGCATTACCGGCGGCGGATTCCATCGTTGTTTTCGAGGTCCGCCAGATCACGCTGGACGTTCCCCATGTGCTCACCCATCGCGTGCTGGGCACGTCGCCTTCCAGCACGGTACTGATCGCCTTCTCCGAACCCATGTCGGCGTCCGCCACGGATGCATCGCATTATCATCTCGCCTACGAAAACGACATCACTGCGCTGCACAATGTGTTGAGCGTAGAGGCCTTGGCGTTCAGCCGCGACAGCGTGATCGTGCATCTCGATCCCCGGTACCCGGTGGGCGCGCTGGGAGTTTCCGCCCGCCTGCTGATACGGGGCGTTACCAATGATTCCGGAACAGCCCTCGACACCAGTGGCGGCCAGGCCGACCTCGTACTGCAAGGTCCTGCGGGTTCACTGGACAATGCCTACGTCTTCCCCAATCCTTATAAGGGCGCGGGTGCGGGCGGTGCGCAAGGGGTTCTGTTTGCGGCCCTGCCCGTACAGGCGACCATTCGCGTGTTCACCTTGCATGGCACTCTGGTCCGCAAGATCGAGCACAGCAATTCCACAGGCGCTTCCCGCTGGGATTTGGCGAATGACCACGGCGATCCCGTCGCCGGCGGCGTCTACCTGTACACCATCGAAAGTGATGGCAAGACCGTGCGCGGCAAACTTGCGGTTCTCAGGTGA
- a CDS encoding ComF family protein — protein MNLVLPHPRTWPIWDVVFPPLCAVCGEALEQPAILFCARCWTNAPVADLRDLHKLYHIDRTACGYRFAAMDVVKASVHALKYEGVKPLAAIMAQKLVSRLPIRFVQADLTWVEVPLHWRRHLTRGFNQSRLLACELARATGHDMPVSLLRRSRHTPTQTARNFRDRSANVKGAFELRRGVPIPKAVLLIDDVITTGATVNECARTLKDAGVEWVGALSFALAHQS, from the coding sequence GTGAACCTCGTCCTCCCGCATCCCCGCACCTGGCCCATCTGGGATGTGGTGTTTCCGCCTCTATGCGCGGTGTGCGGCGAGGCACTGGAACAGCCGGCGATCCTGTTTTGTGCGCGGTGCTGGACCAATGCGCCCGTGGCTGACCTGCGCGACCTGCACAAACTCTACCACATAGACCGCACCGCCTGCGGTTACCGCTTCGCCGCGATGGATGTCGTCAAGGCATCCGTGCACGCGCTGAAATACGAGGGAGTCAAGCCACTGGCCGCCATCATGGCGCAGAAGCTGGTGTCACGTCTCCCCATCCGTTTTGTGCAGGCGGATCTGACCTGGGTCGAGGTGCCTTTGCATTGGCGGCGGCATCTGACCCGCGGTTTTAACCAAAGCCGCCTGCTTGCCTGTGAGTTGGCTCGCGCGACCGGTCACGACATGCCTGTGTCGCTGCTGCGCCGTTCGCGCCACACGCCCACGCAAACCGCGCGCAACTTTCGAGACCGTTCCGCCAATGTCAAAGGCGCGTTCGAACTCCGGCGCGGGGTCCCCATTCCCAAAGCTGTTCTGTTGATTGACGATGTGATCACCACCGGCGCAACCGTGAACGAGTGTGCGCGCACACTTAAGGACGCGGGTGTCGAATGGGTGGGAGCATTGTCCTTCGCTCTCGCGCATCAGTCGTGA